A genomic region of Cannabis sativa cultivar Pink pepper isolate KNU-18-1 chromosome 1, ASM2916894v1, whole genome shotgun sequence contains the following coding sequences:
- the LOC115705767 gene encoding ribonuclease H2 subunit A, which yields MGSEAALPKWASEPCIMGIDEAGRGPVLGPMVYGCLYCARSYQKTLSTLEFADSKTLKEEKREELFENLKADESIGWDVDIIDPRELSAKMLKKDKINLNEISHESAIGLITKALNKGVLLTEVFLDTVGDAEKYRVKLSERFPAIKFVVAKKADSLYPVVSGASIVAKVTRDRSVKEWVLDETAENIDRNFGSGYPGDPGTKAWLKHNKHPVFGFPTLVRFSWGTCTPFIKECVEVLWESDEMDEDSSCGKQQQKLSKYGVTTSKRKSEETESSGKGRCKFFQARKLEQLTNF from the exons ATGGGATCGGAGGCGGCTCTGCCCAAGTGGGCTTCGGAGCCTTGCATTATGGGCATCGATGAAGCGGGACGAGGCCCAGTTCTCg GACCCATGGTGTACGGATGCTTGTACTGTGCTCGTTCCTACCAGAAGACGCTCTCCACTTTGGAGTTTGCAG ATTCCAAGACCTtaaaagaagagaagagagaggagtTGTTTGAAAACTTAAAGGCTGATGAATCAATAGGATGGGACGTGGACATTATAGATCCAAGGGAGCTTTCGGCTAAAATGCTAAAGAA AGATAAGATTAACTTGAATGAAATTTCACATGAATCTGCCATTGGCCTTATCACAAAGGCACTAAATAAGGGAGTCCTTCTAACTGAG GTGTTTTTGGACACTGTTGGTGATGCTGAGAAGTACAGAGTGAAATTGTCAGAAAGATTTCCTGCTATCAAATTTGTCGTTGCAAAGAAGGCTGACAGTCTTTATCCTGTTGTTAGTGGAGCAAGTATAGTAGCGAAA GTTACAAGAGATCGGTCTGTGAAAGAATGGGTGCTTGATGAAACAGCTGAAAACATTGACAGAAACTTTGGTTCTGGATACCCTGGAG ATCCTGGAACAAAGGCCTGGTTGAAACATAACAAGCACCCTGTATTTGGATTCCCAACATTGGTTCGTTTCAGTTGGGGTACCTGCACTCCTTTCATCAAAGAATGTGTTGAAGTCTTGTG GGAGTCTGATGAGATGGATGAAGATAGCAGCTGCGGGAAGCAGCAACAAAAGCTAAGCAAATATGGTGTCACAACATCCAAGAGAAAGAGTGAAGAGACTGAATCAAGTGGTAAAGGGCGCTGCAAATTCTTCCAGGCTCGTAAACTGGAGCAACTCACAAATTTTTAA
- the LOC115705794 gene encoding uncharacterized protein LOC115705794 — protein sequence MGSKGIGVLLFIFVPQLCVVVFALSSSPLHQHKSSGFLQDKNSRGINTYEHNIKGTDSKNDTSKIAIEHINKIAHGIRRASTGAGGSSTGARPTNPGENGGRGTSTQGGGNYIPVYAAGAANNRHPYHRGAANSNRIQVHTLIVATMASLLQLYGVFRCGLNTN from the exons ATGGGAAGTAAAGGAATAGGAGTACTACTCTTCATCTTTGTCCCCCAACTTTGTGTAGTAGTTTTTGCTTTGTCTTCCTCACCTCTTCATCAACACAAGTCTTcag GTTTTTTGCAGGACAAAAACTCAAGAGGGATAAATACATATGAACATAACATCAAGGGTACAGACAGTAAGAATGACACTAGTAAAATTGCTATAGAACACATCAACAAGATTGCTCATGGAATTAGACGTGCAAGTACTGGCGCCGGTGGCAGCAGCACAGGTGCCAGACCAACTAACCCAGGGGAAAATGGTGGGAGAGGAACATCCACTCAAGGAGGAGGAAATTACATTCCCGTGTATGCAGCTGGCGCTGCAAACAACCGCCATCCTTATCACCGGGGAGCAGCCAACAGCAACCGAATACAAGTTCACACCCTTATTGTTGCAACAATGGCTTCTCTCCTACAATTATATGGGGTGTTCAGATGTGGATTGAACACTAATTGA
- the LOC115705735 gene encoding pentatricopeptide repeat-containing protein At3g49740 yields MSSNSSLLTLNRKLAHLTRANRYSDALQFFTQSQSQSPKPDHYTISTLITATSNLAHITFGNQLHAYAIRTGLKAFPHVSNTLLSLYAKAQDLNSLNWVFYEVQNPDVYSWTTLLSAYTKLGCVEYACHLFDKMPLCCNVAIWNALITGCSSNGYGEIAVLYFSKMHKSSIRHDNYSLASVLSVCCIETLDFGRQVHLLVIKTGFLGRTSVVNALLTMYFNCGIVLDAYKVFGEADDDDAYKVCDSITFNVMIDGLARVGRDDDALVMFEEMRSVCLRPSELTFVSVFSSCKVPRIAHQLHAEAIKLGFEAHPAVSNAAINMYSCCGDLNAAHMVFQRLANKDIVSWNSMISSFFQGNDGKLGILAYLEMQRAGIKPDEFTFGSLLAKSEFVDIVEMVQALICKNGLIAKSQVSNALVSAYCRHRKVNLAYRIFQDTECKNLVSWNTMISGFLINGFPVDGLEQFSKLLMTNILPNVYSLTIILSSCASISALSQGKQVHGYIITSGFCPETCLGNALITMYAKCGVLDWSLRVFDTMIERDTVSYNALISAFAQHGQGEEAVRCFEVMQGLSSMFKPDQATFTAVLSACSHAGLVDDGIRIFNSMVNDYGLLAGVDHFSCIVDLLGRGGYLDEAEIITNSKHLKAHSNIWWALLSACAAHSNIKLGRIVAGILLETEQDNPSVYVLLANIYAAADQWQEAANTREMIRRTKMTKQPGCSWIAS; encoded by the coding sequence ATGTCATCCAACTCCTCACTCCTCACCCTCAATCGTAAGCTTGCTCACCTCACTCGTGCAAACCGTTACTCAGACGCCCTCCAATTTTTTACCCaatctcaatctcaatctccCAAACCAGATCACTACACTATCTCCACTCTCATTACTGCCACTTCTAACCTTGCCCACATCACTTTCGGCAACCAGCTCCACGCCTACGCCATTCGAACGGGCCTTAAAGCCTTTCCTCATGTATCAAACACCTTGCTTTCTCTTTACGCCAAAGCACAAGACCTAAACTCTCTGAATTGGGTTTTTTACGAGGTTCAGAACCCAGATGTTTATTCTTGGACCACGCTCTTGTCAGCCTATACTAAGTTGGGTTGTGTTGAATATGCTTGCCACTTGTTCGATAAAATGCCTCTATGTTGCAATGTGGCCATTTGGAATGCATTGATTACTGGATGTTCCAGTAACGGGTATGGTGAAATTGCTGTGCTTTACTTTAGTAAAATGCACAAGAGTTCTATTAGGCATGATAATTACTCTCTTGCAAGTGTTTTGAGTGTGTGTTGTATAGAGACTTTGGATTTTGGGAGACAGGTTCATTTGTTAGTGATTAAAACTGGGTTTCTAGGAAGAACTTCTGTTGTTAATGCTCTACTTACAATGTATTTCAACTGTGGAATTGTTTTAGATGCATACAAGGTATTTGGAGaggctgatgatgatgatgcataTAAGGTATGTGATAGTATTACTTTTAATGTGATGATAGATGGTTTAGCAAGGGTGGGAAGGGATGATGATGCTTTGGTAATGTTTGAAGAGATGCGTTCTGTTTGTTTAAGGCCATCTGAGCTGACTTTTGTGAGTGTTTTTAGTTCGTGTAAAGTTCCTAGAATTGCTCACCAACTACATGCCGAAGCTATTAAATTAGGATTTGAAGCTCATCCCGCTGTGAGCAATGCTGCAATTAACATGTATTCCTGTTGTGGGGATTTAAATGCAGCTCACATGGTTTTTCAAAGATTAGCAAACAAAGACATTGTCTCATGGAATAGTATGATCTCTAGTTTTTTTCAAGGGAATGATGGGAAATTGGGTATCTTGGCCTATTTGGAAATGCAGAGGGCAGGAATAAAACCAGATGAATTTACTTTTGGAAGTTTGCTAGCAAAATCAGAGTTTGTTGATATTGTGGAAATGGTACAAGCCCTTATATGCAAAAATGGGcttatagctaaatctcaaGTTTCAAATGCCTTAGTTTCAGCATATTGCAGACATAGGAAGGTGAATCTTGCATATCGAATATTCCAAGATACCGAGTGCAAAAACTTGGTGTCGTGGAATACGATGATTTCTGGGTTCTTAATAAACGGATTTCCCGTGGATGGGTTAGAACAATTTTCTAAATTGTTGATGACAAACATCTTGCCAAATGTATATTCCTTGACCATTATTCTAAGTAGTTGTGCATCCATTTCAGCCTTAAGTCAAGGTAAACAAGTTCATGGCTACATCATCACGTCTGGGTTTTGTCCAGAAACTTGTCTTGGTAATGCACTTATTACAATGTATGCAAAATGTGGAGTTTTGGATTGGTCACTGAGAGTTTTTGATACAATGATTGAAAGAGATACAGTCTCATATAATGCTCTGATATCAGCATTTGCACAACATGGACAAGGAGAGGAGGCAGTACGTTGCTTCGAGGTAATGCAAGGCTTGTCTAGCATGTTCAAACCAGATCAAGCCACCTTCACGGCTGTTCTTTCTGCTTGCAGTCATGCTGGTTTAGTTGATGATGGTATAAGAATATTCAACTCCATGGTGAATGATTATGGTCTTTTAGCTGGAGTAGATCATTTTTCTTGCATTGTTGATCTTCTAGGTCGCGGTGGCTATCTTGACGAAGCTGAAATTATTACCAATAGTAAGCATCTTAAGGCACATTCCAACATATGGTGGGCATTGCTCAGTGCTTGTGCAGCTCACAGTAATATAAAATTAGGAAGAATAGTTGCTGGGATTCTTCTTGAAACTGAACAAGATAATCCTTCAGTTTACGTGTTGTTAGCAAATATTTATGCGGCTGCAGATCAGTGGCAAGAAGCAGCTAACACTAGGGAAATGATTAGAAGAACAAAGATGACAAAGCAACCCGGCTGTAGTTGGATTGCATCATAA
- the LOC115705800 gene encoding small ribosomal subunit protein eS25y, with protein sequence MAPKKEKAPPPSSKPAKSGGGKQKKKKWSKGKQKEKVNNMVLFDQATYDKLLSEAPKYKLITPSILSDRLRINGSLARRAIKDLMARGLIRMISAHSSQQIYTRATNT encoded by the exons ATG GCGCCGAAGAAGGAAAAGGCTCCTCCACCGTCATCGAAGCCCGCTAAGTCAGGGGGAGGCAAGCAGAAAAAGAAG AAATGGAGCAAGGGTAAGCAAAAGGAGAAGGTTAACAACATGGTTCTCTTCGACCAGGCAACTTATGACAAGCTTTTGAGTGAAGCTCCCAAGTACAAGCTTATCACTCCATCGATCTTGTCTGATAGGTTGAGG ATTAATGGATCACTAGCTCGCAGAGCAATCAAGGATTTGATGGCGAGGGGTTTGATTAGGATGATTTCTGCTCACTCCAGTCAACAGATCTACACCAGGGCCACCAACACCTGA